From Coffea arabica cultivar ET-39 chromosome 2e, Coffea Arabica ET-39 HiFi, whole genome shotgun sequence, the proteins below share one genomic window:
- the LOC113729553 gene encoding large ribosomal subunit protein uL23-like has product MAPKADTIKKLDTKAQATKVAKFVKSGTTLKKKAKKIRTKVTFHRPKTLKKDGNPKYPRISAPPRNKLDHYQILKYPLTTESAMKKIEDNNTMVFIVDIRADKKKIKDAVKKMYDIQTKKVNTLIRPDGTKKAYVRLTPDYDALDVANKIGII; this is encoded by the coding sequence ATGGCTCCTAAAGCTGACACCATAAAAAAGCTTGATACAAAGGCTCAGGCAACCAAGGTTGCCAAATTTGTCAAATCTGGGACAACtttgaagaagaaagccaagaAGATCCGGACCAAAGTTACCTTCCATCGTCCTAAGACATTGAAAAAGGACGGGAACCCGAAGTACCCACGCATCAGTGCTCCTCCTAGGAATAAGTTGGACCATTATCAGATTCTCAAATATCCTTTGACTACTGAATCTGCCATGAAAAAGATTGAAGATAACAATACCatggtattcatagttgacatCCGTGCTGATAAGAAGAAAATCAAAGATGCAGTGAAGAAGATGTACGacatacagaccaagaaagtgaacactttaatcaggcctgatggaacaaagaaagcatatgttcggttgactccagactacgatgctttggatgtggcaaacaagattggaataatataa